A genomic stretch from Chitinophaga lutea includes:
- a CDS encoding glycosyltransferase family 4 protein has product MKRLLFIIYSLENPRGTERVTTTLANELCRHSRYEITIATLYGCESYFPLDEQVKVCHLEKQYGHKSKVRKASYLIEMINKGHWDYVIGEAMNLMTFFCAYLTYRVKVPVKFIIHEHTSFNNAGRIMRLLKIPLYKRFDTVCVLTNHDLHLLNKKGVSNAVRISNFSPIFPPSFPPLLTRNKWIIAIGSLTYDKGFERLLEIWALLYMRYPSWKLLIVGDGEEKDNLQSQIKDYGMSINNCEIIPPSKNISDLYARSQILASTSRLEGLPMVMIEALCFGCALISYDCETGPREIINHGISGYIIPNGQKQEYVSRLNDLLAQEQLRCQFSENAAVERIRYEPAVIVQEWIDIIEN; this is encoded by the coding sequence ATGAAACGGCTATTGTTTATAATTTATTCATTAGAAAATCCAAGGGGCACGGAAAGGGTTACAACTACACTTGCTAACGAGTTATGTAGGCATTCCAGATACGAAATAACAATTGCCACTTTATATGGATGCGAAAGTTACTTCCCCCTAGACGAACAGGTTAAAGTTTGTCATCTTGAAAAACAGTATGGCCACAAATCCAAGGTAAGAAAGGCGTCCTATTTAATTGAAATGATCAATAAAGGACACTGGGATTATGTAATCGGGGAAGCCATGAATCTAATGACTTTCTTTTGCGCATACTTAACATACCGCGTCAAAGTGCCGGTAAAATTCATAATTCACGAGCATACAAGCTTTAACAATGCAGGTAGAATCATGCGGTTGCTAAAAATTCCCCTGTATAAGCGCTTTGATACAGTCTGCGTTTTGACCAATCACGATCTGCACCTGCTCAACAAAAAAGGAGTAAGCAATGCAGTTAGAATCAGCAATTTTTCTCCCATATTTCCTCCTTCGTTTCCACCATTACTGACTAGAAATAAGTGGATCATTGCAATAGGGAGTCTTACTTACGACAAGGGGTTTGAACGACTGCTGGAAATCTGGGCATTGCTTTATATGCGATATCCTTCATGGAAGCTATTAATTGTCGGCGATGGCGAAGAAAAGGATAATCTACAATCCCAAATAAAAGACTACGGTATGAGTATCAATAATTGTGAAATTATCCCACCATCCAAAAATATCAGCGACCTCTATGCTAGATCACAGATACTGGCCTCCACCTCCCGACTTGAAGGTCTACCCATGGTAATGATCGAAGCATTGTGTTTTGGATGTGCTTTAATTAGCTATGACTGTGAAACAGGGCCTAGGGAGATCATAAATCACGGTATCTCTGGTTATATAATACCAAACGGTCAAAAGCAGGAATATGTTTCGAGACTAAACGACTTGCTAGCACAAGAACAACTTCGATGCCAATTCTCTGAGAATGCGGCGGTAGAGCGCATACGGTATGAACCCGCCGTGATTGTGCAGGAATGGATTGACATTATCGAAAACTAA
- a CDS encoding glycosyltransferase has product MELVKILHRHYELHLVIITAEKVDSNSVEFITDHSTSYKIFRLGKLSAVLNTWRALLNGHPLQVSYFYMRQVQRYINTLKNEIDFAICNMVRTATYLQTMKKPVFFDIVDSYALSYDDAYRKTNSLIYKVIYKIEAGRLKRFEQAIIKNTEKTFFVNKFEADYWKNAGPTIWNPNGVTIPNHSESLAIESNKYGGKFIAFLGKMDYQPNIDAINWFIQRVFPYLNKDISLVILGTSPKIDLLKMASKEARIIVTGFIENPYAIMKHALAIIAPMQTGSGIQNKILEGMSLSKIVVCTSLAARPIIGAQHNKHLIIEDEPSKMGDLINQISLHPAQYVIIGENARKLVSSNFSWQNHENILIKEIEDTINANTIS; this is encoded by the coding sequence ATGGAATTAGTGAAGATTCTACACAGACATTATGAGCTTCACCTAGTAATTATCACTGCTGAAAAAGTAGATTCTAATTCCGTCGAATTTATTACTGATCATTCTACATCATATAAGATATTTAGGCTTGGTAAACTCAGCGCCGTCCTCAACACATGGCGTGCCCTGCTTAACGGCCACCCCTTGCAGGTATCGTATTTCTACATGAGGCAAGTACAGCGTTACATAAACACATTGAAAAATGAAATCGATTTTGCTATTTGCAATATGGTTAGAACTGCAACATATCTACAGACAATGAAAAAGCCTGTATTTTTTGATATTGTTGATTCGTATGCTCTATCATACGATGACGCCTACAGAAAAACCAACTCGTTAATATACAAAGTCATTTACAAAATTGAAGCTGGAAGACTCAAAAGATTTGAGCAGGCAATAATCAAAAACACTGAAAAAACTTTTTTTGTCAATAAATTTGAAGCCGACTATTGGAAGAACGCTGGTCCCACTATTTGGAATCCTAACGGAGTAACAATCCCAAATCACTCTGAAAGCCTAGCCATTGAATCAAATAAGTATGGTGGAAAATTCATTGCATTCCTTGGCAAGATGGATTATCAGCCAAATATCGATGCAATCAACTGGTTCATTCAGCGAGTTTTCCCCTACTTGAACAAAGACATTTCCCTAGTAATATTGGGTACTTCTCCCAAGATCGACTTATTAAAAATGGCTTCTAAAGAAGCTCGCATAATAGTTACCGGATTTATTGAAAATCCATATGCAATTATGAAGCATGCCTTAGCGATTATTGCTCCCATGCAAACCGGATCTGGTATACAAAATAAAATCCTCGAAGGAATGTCGTTGAGTAAAATAGTAGTCTGCACCTCATTGGCAGCCAGACCTATAATTGGCGCCCAGCATAACAAGCATCTAATAATAGAAGATGAACCGTCAAAAATGGGCGACCTGATTAACCAAATATCCCTTCACCCCGCGCAATACGTCATTATTGGGGAAAATGCACGCAAATTGGTCAGCAGTAATTTCTCTTGGCAAAATCACGAAAACATCCTAATTAAAGAAATTGAAGATACAATAAACGCAAATACAATATCATGA
- a CDS encoding glycosyltransferase family protein, whose protein sequence is MNEIASIRLFCFAKYWEQNGVRVSVLTTKKSAPADLSYQKDISPSIAIYELEYRRKFRFLNIASEKKTSPLSSVELRPKTSWRALLKRVGRHIYYGLGLSQIEHHNWVKVAAEKGIQISQEENITHIFSSFGPSQSHVIASRIISKISNTAIWVADYRDLWSQNHIYSTKGIFNLIEKAIERKVLRRAKLITTVSEPLRIALLNLHSDKQVMTIYNGFDPADFPSTITQARAKKRQTPIKIAYLGRIYPGFRDPSPLFQAIRELELADKLESGSLLIQFYGKFMGNLEALIAKYNVTQWVEVVGQVDYSESLRIQRDCDWLLFLESSRREAAGVLPGKLFEYIMSRTPILGIGIDPSTSAGELIIESNTGLALGNNIATIKNALLTSVLSSNHTYSLNENFMRKYSRKVQAEELLAVLKKIGH, encoded by the coding sequence TTGAACGAAATCGCATCTATTAGGCTTTTTTGTTTTGCAAAATATTGGGAGCAAAATGGGGTTCGAGTATCGGTACTCACGACCAAAAAAAGTGCACCTGCCGATCTCAGTTATCAAAAAGATATTAGTCCAAGTATCGCAATATACGAACTAGAATATCGGAGAAAGTTCAGATTTCTGAACATCGCCTCAGAAAAAAAGACTTCCCCCCTATCGTCGGTCGAATTGCGGCCGAAGACATCTTGGCGCGCACTGCTGAAACGAGTTGGGCGCCATATTTATTACGGCCTGGGACTAAGTCAAATAGAACACCACAACTGGGTTAAAGTAGCTGCTGAAAAGGGAATCCAAATCTCTCAAGAAGAAAATATCACGCATATTTTCTCTTCATTTGGTCCGTCTCAAAGCCACGTAATTGCATCACGCATTATCAGCAAAATAAGCAATACCGCAATATGGGTAGCAGATTATCGGGATCTCTGGTCTCAAAATCACATCTATTCCACCAAAGGAATTTTTAACCTCATTGAGAAGGCTATTGAAAGGAAGGTACTTAGGCGGGCCAAGCTTATCACAACCGTTTCAGAACCGCTTCGCATTGCCTTATTAAATCTTCATTCCGACAAGCAGGTGATGACAATATACAATGGCTTCGATCCAGCGGATTTTCCTTCAACAATCACTCAAGCAAGGGCTAAAAAAAGGCAAACACCTATAAAAATCGCCTATCTGGGGAGAATATACCCTGGCTTTAGGGATCCCAGTCCTCTTTTCCAGGCAATCCGTGAACTTGAGTTAGCCGATAAGCTCGAATCTGGATCGCTGCTGATACAATTCTACGGAAAGTTTATGGGGAACCTCGAGGCCCTAATTGCCAAGTATAACGTAACCCAGTGGGTAGAGGTTGTAGGTCAGGTAGATTATAGTGAATCCTTACGGATACAAAGAGACTGCGATTGGCTTTTATTCCTTGAATCATCCCGCAGAGAAGCCGCAGGTGTTCTGCCTGGCAAGCTTTTTGAATACATAATGAGCCGTACTCCTATTCTCGGCATAGGAATTGATCCGTCGACGTCCGCCGGTGAACTAATTATCGAAAGCAATACAGGACTCGCCCTAGGAAACAACATTGCAACAATAAAAAATGCACTCCTTACCTCTGTACTCTCCTCTAACCATACGTATAGTTTAAATGAAAACTTTATGCGCAAATACTCGAGAAAAGTTCAGGCTGAGGAACTCCTGGCGGTATTAAAAAAAATAGGCCATTAA
- a CDS encoding NAD-dependent epimerase/dehydratase family protein: protein MKINIIGGSGFIGTNLTDAMINDWTILNLDKALSSKYDHLTVKVDICNNNEIQNNMRLADWVILLAAEHRDDVSPISLYYKVNVEGTANVLKAMNRAGIKKIIFTSSVAVYGLNKDNPDEYQEVDPFNHYGKSKWEAEEVLRTWYREAPEERTLIIIRPTVVFGPGNKGNVYNLLNQISSGKFLMIGDGNNKKSMAFVENITAFIKFCIVSDMTGYHLFNYADKPDMTTNELVSQAEKSLDRKILRLRIPYFIGYIGGLSLDIIAKVLRMKFSISAVRIKKFCATTQFSAEKVRQSGFKAPFSLDEGLNKTILSILKRT, encoded by the coding sequence ATGAAAATTAATATTATTGGAGGCTCTGGGTTCATTGGGACAAACCTCACTGATGCTATGATTAATGATTGGACTATTTTAAACTTGGACAAAGCCCTATCTTCTAAATATGATCATCTTACCGTAAAGGTAGATATTTGCAACAACAATGAAATTCAAAACAATATGCGTCTGGCGGATTGGGTTATCTTATTGGCTGCAGAACACCGAGACGACGTAAGTCCAATTTCTTTATACTACAAAGTAAATGTGGAAGGCACTGCAAATGTGTTAAAAGCAATGAACAGAGCTGGAATAAAAAAGATCATCTTTACCAGTTCAGTCGCCGTGTATGGTTTAAATAAAGATAACCCGGACGAATATCAGGAGGTTGATCCATTTAACCATTACGGCAAAAGTAAATGGGAAGCAGAAGAAGTACTGAGAACATGGTACCGCGAGGCCCCGGAAGAAAGAACTCTTATAATCATACGGCCAACAGTTGTATTCGGACCAGGGAATAAAGGGAACGTTTATAACCTCCTCAATCAGATTTCCAGCGGGAAATTTTTGATGATCGGCGACGGCAACAACAAAAAGTCAATGGCCTTTGTTGAAAATATCACAGCTTTCATCAAATTCTGCATAGTCTCTGATATGACCGGATATCACCTCTTTAATTATGCCGACAAACCCGACATGACAACCAATGAACTCGTATCCCAGGCAGAAAAATCCCTGGACAGGAAAATATTACGTTTAAGAATTCCGTATTTTATTGGCTATATAGGCGGTTTAAGTTTGGATATTATTGCCAAAGTCCTTCGGATGAAGTTTTCGATAAGTGCCGTAAGAATAAAAAAATTCTGTGCAACCACTCAGTTCTCTGCCGAGAAAGTGAGGCAATCAGGTTTCAAAGCCCCATTTAGCTTAGATGAAGGTCTGAACAAAACTATTTTAAGTATTCTTAAACGTACATAA